In one window of Bifidobacterium sp. WK041_4_12 DNA:
- a CDS encoding DUF4193 domain-containing protein: MAQDYDSPRNKDDDEESLQALGKGSQNSSNDIDDDENAIAEDYELPGADLSNEDSSVTVIPMQGDEFICSVCFLVKHRSQLAYMDKDGQPVCKECAA; encoded by the coding sequence ATGGCTCAGGACTATGATTCCCCACGCAACAAGGATGACGACGAGGAGTCCTTGCAAGCGCTTGGGAAAGGGTCGCAGAATTCGTCGAACGATATCGATGACGATGAGAATGCCATCGCTGAAGACTATGAACTGCCCGGTGCGGACTTGAGCAACGAGGATTCTTCGGTCACGGTGATCCCCATGCAAGGTGACGAATTCATCTGTTCAGTGTGCTTCTTGGTTAAGCACCGAAGCCAATTGGCCTACATGGATAAAGATGGTCAGCCGGTTTGCAAGGAGTGCGCCGCCTGA
- the dut gene encoding dUTP diphosphatase — MSFDEQYNEPEQSEVLIVLDGEHSVIPAYEHAGDAGADLRSSIDFTLAPFERKLIPTGIRIALPAGYVGLVHPRSGLAAKKGVTVLNTPGTIDAGYRGEIKVTLINLDAHEPAVFHVGDRIAQLVIQRYVEASFIEATTLPGSDRSDRGFGSTGIA; from the coding sequence ATGTCGTTTGACGAGCAATACAACGAACCGGAACAGAGCGAAGTGCTCATCGTCCTAGACGGTGAGCACTCTGTCATTCCGGCATATGAGCATGCCGGAGATGCAGGTGCTGATTTGCGCAGCAGCATCGACTTCACGCTCGCACCTTTTGAACGTAAATTGATTCCTACGGGAATTCGCATTGCGCTCCCAGCTGGATATGTTGGCCTGGTACACCCTCGTTCTGGCTTGGCAGCAAAGAAGGGTGTGACCGTGCTCAACACACCTGGAACCATCGATGCAGGCTATCGGGGCGAAATCAAGGTGACGCTGATCAACTTGGATGCCCATGAACCAGCGGTTTTCCATGTCGGAGACCGTATAGCCCAGCTGGTGATTCAGCGATATGTCGAGGCCAGCTTCATCGAGGCCACAACCCTTCCAGGGTCGGATCGATCTGATCGTGGATTTGGTTCGACGGGAATCGCATAG